A stretch of Aphelocoma coerulescens isolate FSJ_1873_10779 chromosome 1A, UR_Acoe_1.0, whole genome shotgun sequence DNA encodes these proteins:
- the LOC138120518 gene encoding acrosin-like, with translation MASDHSSGVLDYDSMASADGTSGAEGGTSVQPGAWPGIVSIQATWENGTWHMCSGVLLSSQWVLTVAHCFARSGGVSTWEVVIGTTDLTQLGPESKVRHIQRLLVHQHYVAATARNDIALLELDQPVECSDYIQLGCVPDASLRVSELKSCYIAGWDFASAQGSGMVLQESKVHLMDTELCNSSPWYAGAVHLDNLCAGYPQGSIDTCQGDSGGPLICKDNEADYFWLVGMSSWGRGCERARHPGIYTSTQHFYNWILLQTGLSPAERAGPAPEPVVTSAPEQRLKPAPEEHISLTPEYSLRPALTSSGTLMPMAFPHQILVQFRNLLQEFLQFLKDKKA, from the exons ATGGCTTCTGACCATAGCTCTGGAGTTCTCGACTACGACTCCATGGCTTCTGCTGATGGCACATCCGGTGCTGAGGGTGGCACCAGTGTCCAGCCAGGGGCCTGGCCTGGCATCGTCAGCATCCAGGCCACCTGGGAGAACGGCACGTGGCACATGTGTTCAGGTGTCCTCCTCAGCTCCCAGTGGGTCCTCACAGTTGCACACTGCTTTGCCAGGAGCGG GGGCGTCTCCACGTGGGAGGTGGTGATTGGGACCACAGACCTGACTCAGCTGGGCCCCGAGTCCAAGGTGCGCCACATCCAGAGGCTCCTGGTGCACCAGCACTACGTGGCTGCCACGGCGAGGAACGACATcgccctgctggagctggaccAGCCCGTGGAGTGCAGCGACTACATCCAGCTGGGCTGTGTGCCCGACGCCTCGCTCAGGGTCTCGGAGCTGAAGTCCTGCTACATCGCCGGCTGGGATTTTGCCAGTG CTCAGGGATCGGGCATGGTGCTGCAGGAGTCCAAGGTCCACCTCATGGACACGGAGCTCTGCAACAGCAGCCCATGGTACGCGGGGGCCGTTCATCTTGACAACCTGTGTGCAGGGTACCCCCAGGGCAGCATCGACACCTGCCAG ggggacagcgggggtcCCCTCATCTGCAAGGACAACGAAGCCGACTACTTCTGGCTCGTGGGAATGAGCAGCTGGGGCAGAGGCTGTGAGAGAGCCAGGCACCCTGGGATCTACACCTCCACTCAGCACTTCTACAACTGGATCCTGCTCCAGACGGGCCTGAGCCCAGCAGAAAGAGCCGGTCCAGCACCAGAGCCAGTCGTCACCTCGGCCCCTGAGCAGCGTCTGAAACCAGCACCAGAGGAACATATCAGCTTGACCCCTGAGTACAGCCTGAGACCAGCGCTGACATCCTCAGGCACGTTAATGCCCATGGCATTCCCACACCAGATCCTGGTGCAATTCCGGAATCTGCTGCAGGAGTTCCTGCAGTTCCTGAAGGACAAAAAGGCTTGA
- the ATP6V1F gene encoding V-type proton ATPase subunit F, with protein sequence MAGRGKLIAVMGDEDTVTGFLLGGIGELDKHRRPNFLVVEKETSLAEIEETFRGFLAREDVGMILISQALAEQIRPAVAAHARALPAVLEIPSKDHPYDPARDSVLRRARGLFAPDELR encoded by the exons ATGGCGGGCCGCGGGAAGCTGATCGCGGTGATGGGCGACGAGGACACGGTGACCGGGTTTCTGCTGGGCGGCATCGGGGAGCTGGACAAGCACCGGCGGCCCAACTTCCTGGTGGTGGAGAAGGAAACAAGCCTGGCGGAGATCGAGGAGACCTTCCG GGGTTTCCTGGCGCGGGAGGACGTGGGGATGATCCTGATCTCGCAGGCCCTCGCGGAGCAGATCCGGCCGGCAGTCGCAGCCCATGCCCGGgcgctgcccgcagtgctcgaGATCCCCTCCAAGGACCACCCCTACGACCCGGCCCGGGACTCGGTGCTGCGCCGTGCCCGGGGGCTCTTCGCACCTGATGAGCTGCGATAG